Within Spinacia oleracea cultivar Varoflay chromosome 4, BTI_SOV_V1, whole genome shotgun sequence, the genomic segment cggatccgacgatcctttcaatcttgcagcggccttgttgaactcttcggttctgatgaacgcatcggccatttggagcacgtcagctattctggaggggttcttcattgagagttcgtctcggaacttcccttcctggagcgcgtgtttcaaagcgaagatggccacgtctggctgcaagtttggtatgtttgttgattccttcatgaatctggccatgaattctcttagactttcgtctctttcttgttggattgaggtcagttctgctgtggttcgctcggggcgattgttgctcacgaactgtgtgcagaatctctttttcagctttttccagctcttgatcgatcccttcggcagcgatctgaaccactctcccgccactccggttagcgtggttgggaaatatttacaccaacatgcttcggagtagggactcaggaacatttgctgctcgtaggagatgacatgatccctcggatctgtgattccgctgtaggttaggtgcgctggcagtcttaccttcggtatttcttccatgatcagctcgtccgagaaaggggatgacgtgggagtcatgattcttttcccgagtctagccctgatgccttcgtttgccgaggttctgtgattagaacgttcgggcgtacgatgggggctaggggttcgatcatgcctcctgtctcttcttctttctcggctactgacctcgggtcgttcgccagatctgcttgactcacctaccccgagtctcgtatggatcgaaggtcttaaccttgagtggaccgagggcctcaacctgctgagcaccgagcttcggatccgagtgttacgagtagtcgattcgctttggagagctgttggagtaggcgatggtctcgcaaaccaatctggttgctattgtgcccttttttgggtgtcccacgtgctttccatccatctcgacgtcaagtgtgtacctgtcaagggaaggagttctcgttcgggtctggacacttctacactgggtggctcgttcagccttcgcctggtcctcctctcttctctgcggtcctttgccaatccttgctgcttctcattgaagaggaagttttgcatgatggtcatggccgcagtgagctcttccctagttggaatcggaggtcctgcgtttgtggcggtcgtagctctgcttggctgtgacctcgccatcgattgagggtgctcctcttggtcagattctgaatctgaccgcaccatcatatcgtcgtcattgttgttaacaacatcattaaccattttcgcggaaagaggtgattgatgtctttcaaaggctttgaagtgttcttccccacagacggcgccaaattgttccggtgttgtaaatatggaaacaatgggcttcgaatgaaggcccttttgtatgtgttgaagatcttgcttgtttgaatgagtagagtccgaattcacctgcacaagagcaaagtcactagcctcgggggtgtttccgaggaaatcccctccgatgcctaagtaagaacgatgctcggattctagagagaagttctctagaagagtagtcttaaggcgataaattggacgtaccttgaggtgtgagccttggcggcctatttatagtgtttgcataataaatgcccataggtcatttattgcttttgggccttgggccttgatggatggctgactagccattggtaggtttgatgctgtttgtttagagccattgggctttggacttagtggcccaattgagaatcaattgggagcccaaacaggaCTTATTTTGGTTTGCCTTgattttcaatttcaagttaatTTTTTCAAGTAAAAAGTGTTAATCCGTATTTACAAAAAAaggtaaaattaaaaaattaaaaaacgagTCCAGTTTTCGGGTAACTGTATCAAAAATGCAGTTATCGTTCAATCGGTGACtggtagacctgtcaaacgggtcggtcgggtagggttgtaaaaaaaatattttcgggttcgggttgaattgGGTCGGTCACTTTAGGGTTcaggtttacaaatgcttgttcaagactcAGAACTTTCGatttcgggtcgacccaacgggttgagagattttaaaacgcgcattatattttcattaatttaggtgataaatatacaaaatatgagcagaaattaacaaattttcctacacaagtttatatttagtcaaattcaaccataaaatgacgtataattcaaattaaaatcatattacacacaaccatagtaaaaacaacgtgtttattatgcttaaattttctcataatctcattttttagtataaatacaatgatttttaatcgatcgggtccaaaacgggttcggtcgggttttaaCCATTACTTTTCgagttgctcgggttcggataaaatcgggttacgggtgacaaaatcttgttcaggatcCAGTATTTTCAGGTCGAGtttgggtcgatttttgacaggtctagtgaCTGGTTCGCACGGTACGTTTACAGTTCATGAAAATGCCGAACCGAAACTTAGTTACGCTACCGTTAACCGCCCATGAACACTCCTAGTTTGTGACCATCTTTTTCTTACGATGGTTGGTGGCCCTGCGACAACTCATTTAGCTTTTTCCCTTCAAGTGAGTAGACAATATTGGTTAGAGAAGATTGGTCATACGTGATACGTGTGACATTGCAGGTTCAACATAAATAAGCTCAAGTGTTCTCAACACGCTTAGTATTTcataattgtaaatttgtaataatAGTCGCGGAGTCTCGATTGTACAACATTATTATTTACAAAACATTTTAGAATAGTTGCAATAGTTGGACTTTGTAAGGCTACTTGACATTGTAGTCTACTGTGGCGTTGATACTTACATTTAGGTGTAACCTTATGCACTTTGAAAGAAATGTGCTCTTGTGACAAGTTTCCAAGAAAAGGAAAATATTAGAAGCATATTACGAAACAAACACTTtgacaaattttgaaaaaaCACTTGATTTCTATTATCTCAAATCTAGAGTACACCTTACTTGAAAATCGGAACCATTGGCTATATCTCAACGTGACGATATTCGAGCCCTCTGAAATGGCCCGAGCTGTGTTAGGAATGAGACCTGTCGGTAGCAAAAGGCACATTTCCTTTACAAGCACTCAAGCAGTATGTTGATCAGTTTTGTTTTCCCATTTGTCAGTCCTCCTGGCTAGACCTCCTGATAACAAGGAAGTCGTAAAATCTTGCAGCGAAGTTGAATTACCTAAAAGTTGTTACAGATCATTTACAACAAGTATGTTGATCAGTATTTTGCATCAATGCTGGTACAACTGCAAAACAAACACCAAGTCATTCACTAGTATAGAATTTGTCAACATATATACACAGTGTTTTACATGTACCAGATGCTACTGAAATTCAGAGGAGACTTTTCTGAAAGCAAAGTTCGCTCCAAATaaaacaatgttctaaattttcttaATGACAAACCTCTGAATTCTGAAATGCTACAATATTTATCTTGTTCTTGCTCATTTCCAAATAAGCAGAACTGATCAAATGAAAGAAGTGAACTTGGACAATACCGTCTGTTTTGAGCTAGAACTATTAAGCGCATTGCTATTTACGTGATTAAAGAAGTGAAGGGAAAAATATGATTTAAGAAGCAGCATACAGGATATCATCAGGTgactaataaaataaaaagatgtGCTTTAGCTATAATCCCACCTTATACATGTGGATGACATTCTGAGAAGGTGATTTGACCTGTTAGCAGAATATTTCAGTAAAATAAAACTGTAAGTTCAGATTAACATCTTAAAAGAGAGGAGGCCATACGAATTTACATGAGGTAGAAATTAAATATCCATTGAAAATTAAAACTTCAGCTAAAGATAGATAAATATGGAAGGAAAATCTGGAAAGAGAAAGGAAGTCGTTGTGACTTGCGAGAAGGTGAGGTGGTGAATTCTACCAGCTGATTCCAGTCTTCTGCAACCCGTAATTTCAAGAGATTGGAGAGACGATAAGCAGGCTACCCATTTTGATCACAATGCTTAAGTGTTAGAGATTGGAAGGCAGTCAAGTGGTGCATTTCAATTCCTTTGATAACTTCACCAGCTTTATTCAATCATTCGAGAATAATAGGTACCAAAACTGTCGACATCCAATTCTCCCAGTTTCGGACAGACAGGAAAAGTTGTCAAATTAGGACAACCTCGTATTAACAGATGAGAAAGCCGATTGAATTTATATGAATTTGCCATTTCTTCTGTCTCACCCTTCCCTGGTTCTGATTTCCACCATCCCTTTAAATTTGTCAATTTCACCAGCACAAGCTTTTGAAGGGATGGAAAGAAAACCAACTCATCATCTGGTCCTACTTGTCTTGACCCTCCTGATGTTGCCAGAGccccttctccactgacattaTTACTCTGCACATACTCCACTTCCCGCAGTCTATAGAATTCAAGGACTTTTAAATGACGCAGTTGACTCATTGGTGGAAGATGCTCCAACCTTGTACATCCCAAGAGTTCTATTCGGACAAGATTTGGGAGACAAGTTTGGAAATTCATTAACGAGCCCCCCCAGCTTGGGAACCTCACTCCTGGATAAGACCACAACTCAAACATTCTGAGGTTAGGATGGGGTTGCAGTCCTTGCAGGAATTCATCTGCATTATTGTTTCCATCACTGTCACGATGCCACAAATACCTGATTTCCCTCAAATCTTGACTTTTTAATAGAAATCCCCCTTCCCTGCCTTCTATTGCATTATTTCTGATAAGTTTTTGAACAAAAATTACCAGAGTGTCACTATGATTGATGAAAAACTTCAAATCTTCAAGCTGACCAACACCAGCTGATCCCCAATTCCAAGCTTTGCTTGTTCCACAAACTACAAACCCTGTTAGCTTTTGCAAAGATGTCATGGTGTTCATTCCGCTAGGCATATGAGTCAATCTCCAGCAACCTTGTATATCTAGGTGTCTAAGATTAACTAATTTCCTCAAATCCCATGGCAAAGTTTTTAGACAACCACACCCACGTAGCTTCAATGTTTGCAAGTTGTAAAGCTTGGTAATGGATGTGGGCAACACAGAGAGCAAATTATTGTAAGAAAAGTCAATATATCTTAGATGCAACAATTTACCTATCATACTCGGTAACGTTTTCAAAGCAGAATTATTTAAGCTTAATACCCTTAAGTATTCCACTTTTGATAAGACAACAGAGCTTCTTAAATCGGAAGAAATGTTATAAATACTTAAAATGGAACGCACTCGTTTCATCTTGGTGAGGTTACTGTAAATATCTCCTGGTGTTCCTTTATCAATAAATATATGGCGTGTTTTCTCACTAAAACACCTTGTGTTATACTTGGAAGATATGATTTCTGTTCCAGCTACTTCTTTAGCAAGATCATGAATCAGGTCATGCATCTTGCAGGATAGAATTTCGCCAGTACCCTCGGCTCGTTCTACATCTTGGAAAAAGCACCTTTGCAGCAATTGATTGAAACACCCTTCACCCGCATCTTCTAAACTCTCTCCATCTGATGATATAACGAAGCCTTGTGCCATCCAAAGACATATCAAATCCTCCTTGATAATCCTATAATCCTTTGGGAATATGGAACAGTAACTGAAGCAGCTCTTCAAATGGAATGGAAGATAATAATAACTAATTTTCAAAACAGATACAATGCCATTTATCTCATCTTGTTTTATGTTTGCCAAGTCGGTGTTTTTTAAATATTGCCACCTACTTTCACTCTGACCTCGAAGAAGACTTCCAACCACCCTTATGGCAAGTGGAACACCGGCACACTTCTTGACTATCGCTTTTCCGATTTCAATCAAGTGTGGCTTCACTGGATGTTCTTCTGGTTTAAGTGCCATTCTTTGAAACAAATTCCAAGAGTTTTCCTCTAAGAGTCCCTCTAAAACATGTATTTGGTGGCTTTCAACAACTTCTGCCACCTTACTGGAGCGAGTTGTCACTATAATTCTGCTAGCCCTCCCA encodes:
- the LOC110799184 gene encoding putative disease resistance protein RGA1; protein product: MDVAGSLSLVQSILQWLGSPIWRETQSVLGVKSQLEKLKNTISTIQNVLLDAEDQERLHQGRRTNVERGRLERLKEALYQADDLFDEVTTLAHIKHLIPGNKWNKEVSLFFSCSNQLRSAFIWSREIKEIRKMLDDIVKDHHHDSGLRHPVGLENNPRETHSFVCEEEDVIIGRDNDKKIVVDMLLDTIVEEDVSVISIVGIGGLGKTTLARLVYNDEEIGKKFPLKMWVCISDDFNVKVLVGEILAAVNPEIRQDGLNLDHLQMKLRKELDGKKYLLVLDDVWNEDPGKWHELRKLLIGGGRASRIIVTTRSSKVAEVVESHQIHVLEGLLEENSWNLFQRMALKPEEHPVKPHLIEIGKAIVKKCAGVPLAIRVVGSLLRGQSESRWQYLKNTDLANIKQDEINGIVSVLKISYYYLPFHLKSCFSYCSIFPKDYRIIKEDLICLWMAQGFVISSDGESLEDAGEGCFNQLLQRCFFQDVERAEGTGEILSCKMHDLIHDLAKEVAGTEIISSKYNTRCFSEKTRHIFIDKGTPGDIYSNLTKMKRVRSILSIYNISSDLRSSVVLSKVEYLRVLSLNNSALKTLPSMIGKLLHLRYIDFSYNNLLSVLPTSITKLYNLQTLKLRGCGCLKTLPWDLRKLVNLRHLDIQGCWRLTHMPSGMNTMTSLQKLTGFVVCGTSKAWNWGSAGVGQLEDLKFFINHSDTLVIFVQKLIRNNAIEGREGGFLLKSQDLREIRYLWHRDSDGNNNADEFLQGLQPHPNLRMFELWSYPGVRFPSWGGSLMNFQTCLPNLVRIELLGCTRLEHLPPMSQLRHLKVLEFYRLREVEYVQSNNVSGEGALATSGGSRQVGPDDELVFFPSLQKLVLVKLTNLKGWWKSEPGKGETEEMANSYKFNRLSHLLIRGCPNLTTFPVCPKLGELDVDSFGTYYSRMIE